The following coding sequences are from one Synergistaceae bacterium window:
- a CDS encoding alpha/beta hydrolase: protein MILKVNGTTLFYEKTGTGSPMILLHGNGENHHIFDKVSAKLENDFTVYSVDSRNHGQSEKTSEYSYSVMAEDIYRFIEVLELKPVDLIGFSDGAIVALILAMNHGETVNKMALLGVNLNPEDFTEESYQFVKGTYENTKDPLFKLMLEEPHIELDEVKSVSIPILLVAAENDIFKPETFTNLAHVLPGATLKIIDGHDHESYIVGQDLLYPDFIEFFK, encoded by the coding sequence ATGATTCTCAAAGTCAACGGCACGACGCTTTTTTATGAAAAGACAGGTACAGGTTCGCCGATGATTCTGTTGCATGGCAACGGAGAAAACCATCATATTTTCGATAAAGTGTCCGCAAAATTGGAGAACGACTTTACGGTCTATTCTGTCGATAGTCGCAATCACGGCCAAAGCGAAAAAACAAGCGAGTATTCCTACAGCGTGATGGCCGAGGATATTTATCGGTTTATTGAAGTATTGGAATTGAAGCCGGTTGACCTTATCGGCTTCAGTGATGGTGCTATCGTTGCCTTGATCCTCGCGATGAATCACGGCGAAACGGTGAACAAAATGGCGCTGTTGGGGGTCAATCTAAACCCGGAGGATTTTACCGAGGAGAGTTATCAGTTTGTGAAAGGCACTTATGAGAATACGAAAGACCCTTTATTCAAACTGATGTTGGAAGAACCCCATATCGAGCTGGACGAGGTAAAAAGTGTCAGCATTCCCATTCTTCTTGTCGCCGCGGAAAATGATATTTTCAAGCCGGAAACATTTACAAACCTCGCTCATGTTCTTCCCGGCGCAACGCTGAAAATAATAGACGGGCATGATCACGAGAGTTACATCGTCGGGCAGGATTTGTTGTACCCTGACTTTATCGAGTTTTTCAAGTAA